From one Lycium ferocissimum isolate CSIRO_LF1 chromosome 5, AGI_CSIRO_Lferr_CH_V1, whole genome shotgun sequence genomic stretch:
- the LOC132055885 gene encoding LRR receptor-like serine/threonine-protein kinase FEI 2 translates to MGLWILIFLGLFTTTIFIKTSLSLTPDGFALLEMRTVLNDTKNVLSNWNDSDESPCGWTGISCYPNDQRVQSINLPYMQLGGIISPSVGKLTRLQRLALHENSLHGVIPNAIGNCPELRAIYLRANYLQGGIPSDIGNLSMLTILDLSSNSLRGAIPSSLGSLRHLRLLNLSTNFFSGEIPDVGVLSTFRNKSFIGNLDLCGQQVSKPCRTSMGFPVVLPHAESDEAAVPTKRSSHYIRAAVIGAISTLGFVLIVLFIFLWVWLLSKKERAAKKYTEVKKQVHKEPSAKLITFHGDLPYPSCELIEKIESLDEEDVVGAGGFGTVYRMVMNDCGTFAVKRIDGSREGSDQVFERELEILGSIKHINLVNLRGYCRLPTARLLIYDYLVMGSLDNFLHERVDDRLLNWNARLKVALGSARGVAYLHHDCCPKIVHRDIKSSNILLDENLEPRVSDFGLAKLLVDEEAHVTTVVAGTFGYLAPEYLQSGRATEKSDVYSFGVLLLELVTGKRPTDPSFVNQGLNVVGWMNTLLKENRLEDILDKRCRDADAETVEAILEIAARCTDANPDDRPSMQQVLQFLEQEVMSPCPSDFYDESQSDYS, encoded by the exons ATGGGTCTGTGGATTTTGATCTTTCTTGGTTTATTTACTACGACCATTTTCATTAAAACCTCTCTTTCTCTAACCCCAGATG GTTTTGCATTGTTGGAAATGAGAACTGTTTTGAATGACACCAAAAATGTTTTGAGCAACTGGAATGATTCAGATGAGTCACCTTGTGGGTGGACTGGCATTTCTTGCTATCCCAATGACCAAAGAGTTCAATCTAT caacttaccttatatgcaaCTTGGAGGAATTATATCTCCCAGCGTTGGTAAACTCACAAGATTACAGAGATT GGCACTTCACGAAAACAGTCTACATGGCGTGATTCCTAATGCGATTGGAAATTGCCCTGAACTCAGAGCTAT ATATCTCAGGGCAAACTATCTTCAAGGAGGCATACCATCAGATATTGGAAATCTTTCAATGCTGACCATATt AGACTTATCAAGCAATTCACTTAGAGGTGCTATACCTTCTTCTCTTGGAAGTCTCAGACACCTTCGTCTTCT CAACTTGTCAACCAATTTCTTCTCGGGTGAGATTCCAGATGTTGGAGTTCTGAGCACTTTCAGAAACAAGTC GTTTATTGGCAATTTAGATCTCTGTGGCCAACAAGTCTCCAAGCCTTGCAGAACATCAATGGGATTCCCTGTAGTATTACCACATGCTGAAAGTGATGAGGCTGCAG TCCCTACCAAGCGATCCTCTCATTATATTAGAGCAGCTGTTATTGGTGCAATATCTACATTGGGTTTTGTACTCATTGTGCTCTTTATTTTCCTCTGGGTTTGGCTGTTATCTAAGAAGGAAAGAGCGGCGAAAAAATACACAGAAGTCAAGAAACAAGTCCACAAAGAGCCAA GTGCCAAGCTTATCACTTTCCATGGCGATCTTCCTTATCCTTCATGTGAGCTAATAGAGAAGATTGAATCCCTTGATGAGGAAGATGTTGTTGGGGCAGGAGGGTTTGGTACTGTGTATCGGATGGTAATGAATGATTGTGGAACATTTGCTGTTAAAAGAATAGACGGTAGTCGTGAAGGCTCTGATCAAGTCTTTGAGAGAGAGTTGGAAATCTTGGGTAGCATCAAACACATTAATCTGGTCAACCTACGAGGTTACTGCAGGCTTCCTACTGCAAGGCTTCTCATCTATGATTATTTGGTCATGGGAAGCTTGGACAATTTCCTGCATG AGCGTGTGGATGATcgcttgttgaattggaatgcaCGTTTGAAAGTAGCTCTTGGTTCTGCAAGAGGGGTGGCGTACCTACACCATGACTGCTGTCCTAAAATAGTTCATCGAGATATTAAATCAAGCAACATACTCCTTGATGAGAATCTTGAGCCTCGTGTTTCAGACTTTGGCCTTGCCAAGCTTTTGGTGGACGAGGAAGCTCATGTCACAACTGTGGTTGCTGGTACTTTTGGTTATTTAGCACCAG AGTACTTGCAAAGTGGAAGAGCTACAGAGAAATCTGATGTGTATAGCTTTGGAGTTCTGCTTTTAGAGCTTGTGACGGGAAAAAGGCCAACTGATCCATCCTTTGTGAACCAAGGCTTAAATGTGGTTGGCTGG ATGAATACGTTGCTGAAGGAGAATAGACTGGAAGACATTCTAGATAAGAGGTGCAGAGATGCAGACGCAGAGACAGTAGAAGCAATTCTAGAAATAGCTGCAAGATGCACTGATGCAAATCCAGATGATAGACCGTCAATGCAACAGGTTCTACaatttttggagcaagaggTCATGTCACCATGTCCTAGTGATTTCTATGATGAGTCTCAGTCAGATTATTCTTGA
- the LOC132058177 gene encoding HIPL2 protein-like has protein sequence MNLSDPEYAPLMESILSADLTNGAQSFGIHKAHQAPNGVCLDKIGNGSYIGMAPHPDGSDRVFLWNQQGKIWIATVPVGGSNEVLELDESKPFLDITDQVLVGAQFGVMGMDFHPNFVSNGRFFVSYHCDKLRHSGCSARCSCNSEISCDPATLPIDSGIVPCQYQIVVSEFTANGTASTPSLAESAKPLEVRRIFTMGLPDKGVHGGQILFGPADGFLYVMTGIGTHQGDPYNFAQNKRSLLGKILRIDVDQRNEVHDQGLWGNYSIPRDNPYNNDRQLAPEIWALGLRNPWRCSFDSERPPYFMCGDAGQDRYEEIDMITKGGNYGWSIYEGPYPFEPANVPEKSTSSSSNSPIFPVMGYNHSAADKTIGSASITGGYFYRSQTDPCLYGRYLYIDLYPDGIWSGIENPENSRNFTSSKIPYRCAHDSPIHCEEIAEGVMPAIGYVASFGEDNRKDIHILTTTGVYRVARPSRCNYHCPKERTVASKPPPPPVSLSGKLWESAKFYALLVSSLMLLLLNLV, from the exons ATGAATCTCTCTGATCCTGAATATGCTCCTCTCATGGAGTCAATTCTTTCCGCA GACCTAACAAATGGCGCCCAATCATTTGGTATTCACAAAGCTCATCAAGCCCCAAATGGTGTTTGCCTTGACAAAATTGGAAATGGATCTTACATTGGCATGGCTCCACACCCTGATGGCTCTGACCGTGTCTTTTTGTGGAATCAACAAGGTAAAATATGGATTGCCACTGTTCCTGTGGGTGGATCTAATGAAGTGTTGGAGCTTGATGAATCCAAGCCCTTTCTAGATATAACTGATCAAGTGCTTGTTGGCGCACAATTTGGGGTAATGGGAATGGATTTCCATCCTAATTTTGTGAGTAATGGTCGTTTCTTTGTTTCTTACCACTGTGATAAGTTGCGACACTCAGGATGTTCAGCCAGATGCTCATGTAActcagaaattagctgtgaTCCAGCAACACTTCCAATAGACAGTGGCATTGTGCCATGCCAGTATCAAATTGTAGTATCCGAGTTCACAGCAAATGGTACTGCATCAACACCCTCCTTG GCAGAAAGTGCTAAGCCATTGGAAGTGAGGAGGATATTTACAATGGGACTTCCAGATAAGGGAGTTCATGGAGGCCAGATTCTCTTTGGCCCTGCAGATggctttttatatgttatgactGGAATTGGCACACATCAAGGGGACCCTTACAACTTTGCACAAAACAAGAGATCATTGCTCGGAAAGATCTTGAGGATTGATGTGGATCAAA GAAATGAAGTTCATGATCAAGGGCTTTGGGGAAATTACTCCATACCAAGAGATAATCCGTACAACAATGACAGGCAATTAGCACCTGAAATTTGGGCTTTGGGTCTTAGAAATCCTTGGCGTTGTAGTTTCGATTCAGAAAGACCTCCCTACTTCATGTGTGGAGATGCTGGACAG GACCGGTACGAAGAGATAGACATGATAACAAAGGGTGGAAACTATGGGTGGTCCATCTATGAAGGCCCTTATCCCTTCGAACCAGCAAATGTCCCCGAAAAAAGCACTTCTTCTAGCTCCAATAGTCCCATATTCCCGGTCATGGGATACAACCACTCTGCAGCTGATAAGACAATTGGTTCAGCGTCCATAACCGGGGGCTACTTCTATCGGTCTCAAACTGATCCCTGTCTGTATGGAAG GTACTTGTACATAGACTTGTATCCGGATGGAATTTGGTCAGGTATTGAAAATCCTGAAAACAGTAGAAACTTCACTAGTTCAAAAATCCCATACAGGTGCGCGCATGATTCTCCAATCCATTGTGAAGAAATTGCAGAGGGTGTTATGCCTGCTATAGGATATGTTGCATCTTTTGGAGAAGACAATAGAAAAGACATTCATATACTGACAACCACCGGCGTCTACAGAGTTGCACGTCCAAGTAGGTGTAATTACCATTGTCCTAAAGAAAGAACTGTAGCTAGTAAACCACCACCTCCTCCTGTTTCCTTGTCTGGAAAATTATGGGAGAGTGCAAAATTCTATGCTCTTCTTGTGTCTTCCTTGATGCTGCTTTTGTTGAATCTTGTGTAA
- the LOC132055886 gene encoding (+)-cis,trans-nepetalactol synthase NEPS1-like translates to MAAVTQKLEDKVAIVTGGASGIGEATARLFAQHGARAVVIADIQEERGRAVAESIPLQICTFVQCDVSDENQVKAMVDWTVHKYGQLDIMFSNAGTVGNSGQKIIDLDLSEFDRVMRVNARGMAACVKHAARAMVEKRVRGSIICTGSIGASRGGPWRTDYIMSKHAVLGLMRSASRQLGEYGIRVNSISPSAVMTPLMTKAEPETSMKILKMYGPLTSLKGITLNVKHLADAALFLASDDSAFVSGHDLLVDGGLISVPDPKSSL, encoded by the coding sequence ATGGCAGCGGTTACGCAGAAGCTGGAAGACAAAGTGGCCATAGTGACGGGTGGTGCCAGTGGCATAGGGGAAGCAACAGCACGCCTCTTTGCCCAACACGGGGCACGCGCTGTCGTCATCGCCGACATTCAAGAAGAAAGGGGCAGAGCTGTGGCGGAATCCATCCCTTTACAGATTTGCACCTTCGTGCAATGCGATGTCAGTGATGAAAATCAAGTGAAAGCCATGGTGGATTGGACTGTCCACAAATACGGTCAGCTTGACATCATGTTCAGTAACGCAGGAACTGTTGGTAATTCAGGTCAAAAAATAATCGATCTTGATCTTTCCGAATTTGACCGGGTGATGAGAGTCAACGCACGAGGCATGGCAGCGTGTGTGAAGCACGCAGCACGAGCCATGGTGGAGAAGCGCGTTAGGGGGAGCATCATTTGTACAGGCAGTATCGGGGCAAGCAGGGGAGGACCCTGGCGGACTGATTATATAATGTCGAAACATGCTGTTTTAGGCCTAATGAGATCAGCTTCGAGGCAATTGGGTGAGTATGGAATAAGGGTGAATAGTATTTCACCATCTGCAGTGATGACGCCGTTGATGACCAAAGCGGAGCCAGAGACATCAATGAAGATTCTGAAAATGTATGGGCCGCTGACTAGTTTGAAAGGTATTACATTGAATGTGAAGCACTTGGCGGATGCAGCTCTGTTTCTAGCTTCGGATGATTCTGCATTTGTGAGTGGACATGACTTGCTGGTGGATGGTGGCTTAATCAGTGTTCCAGATCCAAAGAGTTCGTTATGA